In the Nitrospirales bacterium LBB_01 genome, one interval contains:
- the glgP gene encoding alpha-glucan family phosphorylase, translating to MNILDKYTTEPKIAYFTMEIGLKDDIPTYSGGLGILAGDTIKSTADLKLPVVAVTLMHRKGYFTQDFDASGYQISNPVQWDPATYMTLTTEKVTVRIEGRDVYVQAWIYFVESLRGGAVPVLYLDTDMPENIPEDRELTNHLYGGDTSYRIKQEIILGIGGVRMLRELGFTVKKYHMNEGHASFLTLELLHEFKKDIESVWDESLIWDFEKVKDICVFTTHTPVEAGHDRFTYELYSKVMGDYFPERVLKALAGDDILNMTMLALNLSNFVNGVAKKHGEVSQSMFPGYRINAITNGIHSYTWTCEHFKKLYDKYLPGWANEPEIFVRVETIPDDEIWNAHMAAKKDLIDYVNRTCNAGMDTDTLTLGFARRFATYKRANLLFSDIERLIKIAQGKVQFIFAGKAHPRDDAGKLLIQSIFNYARDLKDKIKICFVKNYKMDLGLLLTSGVDVWLNNPLRPLEASGTSGMKATHNGVPNFSVLDGWWIEGHIEGYTGWSIGPAPTELEPDEKMNDIDAADLYDKLENVLIPTYYGPRKNWIFVMKGTIGKNAYYFNTHRMMRRYVTEAYIR from the coding sequence ATGAACATACTGGACAAATACACAACAGAGCCAAAAATAGCTTATTTCACTATGGAGATAGGTCTCAAGGACGATATTCCTACCTACAGTGGAGGTTTAGGGATATTGGCGGGGGATACGATAAAATCCACCGCTGACTTAAAACTGCCTGTGGTAGCAGTAACCCTTATGCACAGAAAGGGGTATTTCACACAGGATTTTGACGCAAGCGGATATCAGATAAGCAATCCCGTGCAGTGGGACCCGGCAACGTATATGACCCTTACGACAGAGAAAGTTACAGTAAGAATTGAGGGACGGGATGTATATGTTCAGGCGTGGATTTATTTTGTGGAGAGTTTAAGGGGCGGTGCTGTTCCGGTACTCTATCTTGATACGGATATGCCTGAAAACATCCCTGAGGACAGAGAGTTGACCAATCATCTTTATGGCGGCGACACCTCTTATAGAATCAAACAGGAGATAATACTTGGAATCGGCGGCGTAAGGATGCTTAGAGAGCTGGGCTTTACCGTCAAAAAATACCACATGAACGAGGGACACGCATCTTTTCTCACATTGGAACTTTTACATGAGTTCAAAAAAGACATAGAAAGCGTGTGGGATGAATCCCTAATCTGGGATTTTGAAAAGGTTAAGGATATTTGTGTCTTTACAACCCATACTCCTGTTGAGGCTGGTCATGACAGATTTACCTATGAGTTATACAGCAAAGTTATGGGGGATTATTTCCCTGAAAGAGTCCTAAAAGCGCTTGCCGGTGATGACATTTTAAACATGACAATGCTTGCATTAAATCTCAGTAACTTTGTAAACGGTGTCGCCAAAAAGCACGGCGAAGTCTCACAAAGCATGTTCCCCGGCTACAGGATTAACGCTATAACAAACGGAATTCACTCCTACACGTGGACTTGCGAGCACTTTAAAAAGCTCTATGACAAGTACCTTCCCGGCTGGGCAAATGAGCCGGAAATTTTCGTGCGAGTTGAGACAATCCCTGATGATGAAATCTGGAATGCTCACATGGCTGCCAAAAAAGATTTGATAGACTACGTTAACAGAACCTGTAACGCCGGCATGGATACTGACACCCTGACGCTGGGGTTTGCCAGACGTTTTGCTACCTATAAGAGAGCAAACTTGCTTTTTAGCGACATTGAAAGGCTTATAAAGATAGCCCAGGGGAAGGTGCAGTTTATATTTGCTGGAAAAGCGCATCCGCGGGATGACGCCGGTAAGCTCTTGATTCAGAGCATCTTTAACTATGCGCGTGACCTCAAGGATAAAATAAAGATTTGCTTTGTGAAAAACTACAAGATGGACCTCGGACTTCTTTTAACCTCAGGAGTTGATGTGTGGCTTAATAATCCGCTGAGACCGCTTGAAGCCTCAGGGACAAGCGGCATGAAGGCTACGCATAATGGAGTGCCTAACTTTAGTGTTTTGGACGGCTGGTGGATAGAGGGTCACATTGAGGGTTATACAGGCTGGTCAATTGGGCCTGCCCCTACAGAGCTTGAGCCGGATGAGAAGATGAACGACATAGACGCCGCAGACCTTTACGATAAACTTGAGAATGTTCTGATTCCAACCTACTACGGCCCAAGAAAGAACTGGATTTTCGTTATGAAAGGCACAATTGGCAAAAACGCCTACTACTTCAACACCCACAGAATGATGAGAAGGTACGTAACTGAAGCTTATATAAGGTAA
- a CDS encoding type I polyketide synthase: MSSKAILMDNQSLMKKALMELKDMRGRLESMEYRQHEPIAIIGLGCRLPGGVINPNSYWKMLEHGTDAITEVPASRWDIDDYYSSDPDAPGKMYCRYGGFLDSVDTFDAHLFGISPKETVNIDPQHRILLEVTWEAIENAAISSDTLYGSNTGVFVGISGFEYGALQFTAQDARLINAYSGVGAGLCVAAGRLSYTFGLTGPSMSIDTACSSSLVATHLAVQSLRRRECNMGIAAGVNLILIPAPNIIFSRARMLSPYGRCKTFDASADGYVRGEGCGVVVLKRLSDALSDGDKILAIIRGSAVNQDGPSGGLTVPSGPAQGRVIRSALSDGGVEPAEVSYIEAHGTGTPLGDPIEVNSLGAVFNKVKSKSDPLIIGTVKTNFGHLEAAAGVAGLIKVVLSIQHGTIPPHLHFKTPNPHIDWAAIPIEVASDKRTWSGKKIAGVSSFGFSGTNAHVVLEESPQYKTVDSGLNRPLHILTLSAKTDEALSELTVRYKELLTSQPDIIVSDFCYTSNVGRNHFNRRRFVIGQTAEEILGGLSAKDDFQLPQGYPKIAFLFTGQGGLTAGMGQNLYENSPVFRDTLTECNKILLKHIDVPLLELMYGGISADVLNETRYAQPVLFCLEYSLYKLWQSWGIEPGALLGHSIGEYTAACVSGVFSLEDALMLVAKRGRLMWEAPGEGTMAAVFASETVVLEELTSEDVSIAAVNGHDSVVISGLRNSVMETCKRLSERGIKSTELVVSHGFHSRLMEPVLESFAKTADTVVYHRGKIPIVSNITGGYYSGEESSDYWVKHLRGTVRFLSGIETLYKDGYRVFVELGPGSVLLSMGKRNIDDKATAWLPSLRANQNEWRQMLKSVGALYVCGMDINWKEFNAPYGYRKVAELPNYPFARKRYWIDVKPRAFMTETPLSLLGMKLPLATGDVVFENEFSYEFPDFIKQHRIYGSVVVPAAVFIEMALTAAKHLLKSETIALKNFSILQPLIISENDRRKVQTLIVNDGEFAFKIFSRLVENTDDNQPWILHVNGAISNSSFDITESLESVKARCTKEHNVSGIYRQFSSQELEYGTDFQAMQKLWSADGEALSLISLSDSAAMDSSKYNIHPIAIDAVLQTAAALIDAEETFLPVGFGALQTKPQSVTKLWSHAKTIFKSDNEIKLNFTVFTEDGAPVMFIEGLTAKKADRTKLLSKTKHDDFLYDIVWERKDTQQSEKLLEKTGQWAIFTNRDGIGEQLTSIFKENGLESVLVRAGNTFRELSDGKNYEINPQSAGDFEKLFTSIGKLTGVVYLWSAGVSGSEFGVDHLGVIGLLHTVQALVKHENVKLMIATRGVWQVGDDEGKDIIPYQSPVWGFGRVLFLEHPELTAKLVDLPAMPVQNETFFLYNELFNGDKEQQVALRNDIRFVCRLKRRKAIAESENTALKLTEYGGMDALKLKPAQRRNPSENEVEIEVKAAGLNFRDVLNALGMLREYSGNKAPQDVIFGFECSGVVSRTGSAVKDIKPGDSVIAAPVNGTFSTYTTVNSNFASPMPEKLSFTDAATVPLTYLTAWYGLIVCGKLKAGERILIHAAAGGVGCAAVQIAKMIGADIYATASRGKWDFLRAQGVNHIMDSRSLDFSDEIMTITQGCGVNMVLNSLNGEYIPKSLRVLSNGGRFIEIGKIGIWTEEEVKRHRPDVSYHSFDMGEVSERTPLIIREMFKALTTHLNSGELKPLFNKVFPITDAVSAFRYMAAAKHVGKVVLKIDAVPSRIIRNDATYIITGGLGALGLELSQWLVEKGALYIVLTGRHGATTEAREKISQLEAQGVRVMVVSADVSVTKDVERICTVIDKEMPQVRGVFHAAGVLDDSVIVNQNAERFRKVMEPKVSGTWNLYNIIENREIDFFVLFSSAASVLGSAGQSNYAAANTFLNSAAHYFSGCGIRTIAINWGIWASTGMTAKRPENIAAIGFNKIEIKDGLSILEKLLYDKHTNTCVIDLNWNTYLARLPQGTNSGFLEYFYAEISGSASPETLNTGDVPESDILKNLRAASSESRLELLVSYIKGAVNRILGSDRDANIFIEEPIMEQGFDSLMSVEFRNLISKELNIALPVGFLFSYPTIRAISDNLRNEFFADDESAENLDTATLSEKESDNLDYIDDLNDDDLESLIKKELG, from the coding sequence GTGTCTTCCAAAGCCATACTTATGGATAACCAGTCACTAATGAAAAAGGCTCTCATGGAACTCAAAGACATGAGAGGGCGTTTAGAGAGCATGGAGTACAGGCAGCATGAGCCAATAGCAATAATTGGTTTAGGGTGTCGGCTGCCGGGCGGCGTTATCAATCCTAATTCTTACTGGAAAATGCTTGAACACGGAACTGACGCCATAACTGAGGTTCCAGCCAGCCGATGGGATATAGATGATTATTACTCCTCAGACCCCGATGCTCCCGGCAAGATGTATTGCCGATACGGCGGTTTTTTGGATTCCGTGGATACATTTGATGCGCACCTTTTTGGAATCTCCCCAAAGGAGACCGTTAACATTGACCCGCAGCATCGGATTCTATTAGAGGTTACATGGGAGGCTATTGAAAATGCTGCCATTTCCTCGGATACCCTATATGGCAGTAACACAGGGGTTTTTGTTGGTATAAGCGGATTTGAGTATGGTGCTCTTCAATTTACTGCTCAGGATGCCCGTTTGATAAATGCTTACAGCGGCGTAGGCGCAGGTCTTTGCGTGGCAGCAGGTCGTCTCTCTTATACTTTTGGGTTGACAGGGCCCAGCATGTCAATAGACACTGCCTGTTCGTCATCTCTGGTTGCCACACACCTTGCCGTACAAAGTCTAAGACGCAGGGAATGCAACATGGGAATTGCAGCAGGCGTAAATCTGATTCTTATACCTGCCCCGAATATAATTTTTTCAAGAGCGCGGATGCTCTCCCCCTATGGCAGGTGCAAGACTTTTGATGCCAGTGCGGATGGATATGTGCGCGGTGAGGGCTGCGGTGTTGTAGTGCTCAAGCGTCTTTCCGATGCGCTTTCCGATGGGGACAAAATACTTGCTATAATAAGAGGCAGCGCTGTTAATCAGGACGGGCCAAGCGGAGGACTCACTGTCCCTAGCGGCCCGGCCCAGGGGCGTGTAATTCGCAGCGCCCTTTCTGACGGGGGAGTAGAGCCAGCGGAGGTCAGTTATATAGAGGCACACGGCACTGGCACACCACTTGGCGACCCCATTGAGGTCAACTCTCTTGGAGCAGTATTTAATAAAGTTAAGAGCAAATCAGACCCTCTTATAATAGGCACAGTAAAGACAAACTTCGGACACCTTGAGGCTGCCGCAGGTGTCGCAGGACTTATAAAGGTAGTTCTTTCTATACAGCACGGAACAATTCCCCCTCATCTGCACTTTAAAACCCCAAATCCGCACATTGACTGGGCGGCGATACCTATCGAGGTAGCCTCAGACAAACGCACATGGAGCGGTAAAAAGATTGCCGGAGTCAGCTCTTTTGGCTTTAGCGGAACAAATGCTCATGTGGTGTTAGAGGAGTCGCCACAATATAAAACTGTTGATTCCGGACTCAATCGCCCTCTTCACATATTGACACTATCGGCTAAAACCGATGAGGCTCTTTCAGAGTTGACAGTCCGATATAAAGAGTTGCTGACATCACAACCCGATATTATAGTTTCTGATTTCTGTTATACATCAAACGTTGGACGAAATCATTTTAACAGGCGCAGATTTGTGATAGGACAAACTGCTGAGGAGATTTTGGGTGGGTTATCTGCAAAAGATGACTTCCAATTACCGCAGGGGTATCCGAAAATTGCTTTTCTTTTTACGGGACAAGGTGGACTTACTGCCGGTATGGGGCAGAACCTTTACGAAAACAGTCCGGTGTTTAGAGATACCCTTACCGAATGCAACAAGATACTGTTAAAACATATTGATGTGCCGCTTTTGGAACTGATGTACGGCGGCATATCGGCAGATGTTCTAAATGAAACACGATACGCTCAGCCTGTGTTGTTTTGTCTTGAGTACAGTTTATACAAGTTGTGGCAATCGTGGGGGATTGAGCCTGGAGCGCTGCTTGGTCACAGTATAGGTGAATACACTGCCGCTTGTGTCTCAGGAGTGTTTTCTCTTGAGGATGCGTTAATGCTTGTGGCTAAGCGTGGACGCCTGATGTGGGAGGCTCCCGGAGAGGGCACAATGGCTGCCGTGTTTGCAAGTGAGACTGTCGTGCTGGAGGAGTTGACCTCAGAGGATGTTTCCATAGCGGCAGTAAATGGGCATGACAGTGTTGTAATTTCAGGGCTGCGAAATAGCGTAATGGAAACATGCAAACGTCTTTCAGAGCGCGGTATAAAGAGCACGGAACTTGTAGTTTCACACGGGTTTCACTCGCGCTTGATGGAGCCTGTGTTGGAGAGCTTCGCTAAAACCGCCGACACAGTTGTCTATCACAGAGGCAAAATCCCTATAGTATCAAACATAACCGGAGGCTACTATAGCGGCGAAGAGTCTTCTGACTACTGGGTAAAACATCTTAGAGGAACTGTGAGGTTTCTTTCAGGCATTGAGACACTGTATAAGGATGGTTACCGGGTGTTTGTGGAGCTTGGTCCGGGATCTGTGCTCCTTAGCATGGGAAAAAGAAATATTGATGATAAAGCAACTGCGTGGCTTCCCAGTCTGAGAGCGAATCAAAACGAGTGGCGGCAGATGTTAAAATCCGTTGGCGCACTCTATGTCTGCGGTATGGATATAAATTGGAAAGAATTTAACGCTCCATACGGTTATAGAAAAGTTGCAGAGCTGCCAAACTATCCATTTGCACGTAAACGATACTGGATAGATGTTAAACCAAGAGCGTTTATGACGGAAACACCTCTTTCACTCTTAGGCATGAAACTTCCTTTAGCAACTGGAGACGTAGTTTTTGAAAACGAGTTTTCTTATGAATTCCCTGACTTTATAAAACAACACCGCATTTACGGCTCCGTAGTTGTACCTGCCGCAGTGTTTATAGAGATGGCTCTTACTGCTGCTAAACATTTACTTAAATCTGAGACAATAGCCCTAAAAAACTTTAGTATTTTACAGCCGTTAATAATCTCGGAAAATGACAGACGAAAAGTTCAAACTCTTATTGTTAATGACGGAGAGTTTGCTTTTAAAATATTCAGCCGTTTAGTAGAAAATACCGATGACAACCAGCCGTGGATTTTACACGTAAACGGTGCAATTTCCAATAGTAGTTTTGATATAACTGAATCACTGGAGTCTGTAAAAGCACGTTGTACTAAAGAGCACAATGTATCGGGTATTTATAGACAATTTTCCTCACAAGAGCTGGAATATGGGACTGACTTTCAGGCAATGCAAAAGTTATGGAGCGCAGATGGCGAAGCGCTTAGCTTGATAAGTCTTTCAGATAGTGCGGCAATGGACTCATCCAAATACAATATACATCCAATAGCAATAGACGCTGTGCTTCAGACAGCCGCCGCACTGATAGATGCAGAGGAAACATTCCTTCCCGTGGGCTTTGGCGCATTACAAACTAAACCCCAGAGCGTTACAAAACTGTGGAGCCATGCCAAAACAATATTTAAATCAGATAATGAAATAAAACTCAACTTTACTGTCTTTACAGAGGATGGCGCGCCTGTGATGTTTATAGAAGGACTTACTGCCAAAAAGGCAGACCGTACTAAACTCCTCTCTAAAACTAAGCACGATGATTTTCTTTACGATATTGTCTGGGAAAGGAAAGATACGCAACAGTCTGAAAAATTACTGGAGAAAACCGGTCAATGGGCAATATTTACCAACAGAGACGGCATTGGAGAGCAGCTTACGTCTATTTTTAAGGAAAACGGCTTAGAGAGTGTCCTCGTAAGAGCTGGAAACACATTCAGAGAACTTTCCGATGGTAAAAACTATGAGATAAACCCTCAGTCTGCGGGTGATTTTGAAAAATTGTTTACCTCCATAGGCAAACTAACCGGTGTTGTTTATTTATGGAGCGCCGGAGTTTCCGGTTCTGAGTTTGGCGTTGACCATCTCGGAGTTATTGGGCTGCTTCATACAGTGCAGGCACTTGTGAAACATGAAAACGTAAAACTCATGATAGCAACCCGCGGGGTATGGCAAGTTGGTGATGATGAGGGGAAAGATATAATCCCATACCAATCACCGGTGTGGGGCTTTGGCCGTGTACTGTTTCTTGAACACCCTGAACTTACCGCAAAACTTGTTGATTTACCTGCAATGCCGGTTCAGAACGAAACTTTTTTTCTTTATAATGAGTTATTTAATGGTGACAAAGAACAACAGGTGGCTTTGAGAAATGACATCAGGTTTGTTTGCCGTCTTAAGAGACGTAAGGCTATTGCTGAGTCTGAAAACACAGCGCTAAAACTCACTGAGTACGGAGGCATGGATGCACTCAAGTTAAAGCCTGCTCAAAGAAGAAACCCCTCAGAAAACGAGGTTGAGATAGAGGTAAAAGCGGCTGGGCTTAATTTCAGAGATGTGCTGAACGCTCTTGGAATGCTTAGGGAATACAGCGGCAATAAGGCTCCACAGGACGTGATATTTGGTTTTGAGTGCTCTGGTGTTGTCAGCCGCACAGGGAGCGCTGTGAAAGACATAAAACCTGGTGATTCAGTTATAGCGGCTCCGGTAAATGGGACATTTTCAACCTACACGACAGTTAATAGCAATTTTGCATCGCCGATGCCTGAAAAGTTGAGCTTCACCGATGCTGCCACAGTGCCGCTAACGTATTTGACCGCATGGTATGGTCTCATAGTGTGCGGCAAACTTAAGGCCGGGGAGCGCATCCTGATTCATGCGGCGGCAGGGGGAGTGGGATGTGCTGCAGTACAGATTGCTAAGATGATTGGAGCGGATATTTATGCTACCGCAAGCCGCGGCAAATGGGATTTTTTAAGAGCACAGGGTGTTAATCACATAATGGATTCCCGCAGTCTTGATTTTTCCGATGAGATAATGACTATAACGCAGGGGTGTGGCGTAAACATGGTGTTAAACAGTCTAAATGGTGAGTACATCCCTAAAAGTCTGAGAGTGCTCTCTAATGGCGGGCGTTTCATAGAAATTGGCAAAATTGGTATATGGACAGAGGAGGAGGTAAAACGTCACCGCCCTGACGTCTCATATCACAGCTTTGACATGGGTGAGGTATCAGAGCGAACGCCTCTCATTATAAGAGAAATGTTTAAAGCTCTCACAACGCATTTAAACTCAGGGGAGCTAAAACCGCTCTTTAACAAAGTGTTTCCGATAACCGATGCAGTGTCGGCCTTCAGATACATGGCAGCAGCCAAACATGTCGGCAAGGTAGTGCTTAAGATAGACGCTGTTCCTTCAAGGATTATCCGTAATGATGCAACGTATATCATAACAGGCGGACTGGGCGCACTGGGTCTTGAGTTATCCCAGTGGCTTGTGGAAAAAGGGGCGCTTTACATAGTGCTGACAGGCAGGCATGGGGCAACTACGGAGGCGCGTGAAAAAATCTCACAGCTTGAAGCACAAGGGGTCAGAGTGATGGTGGTGTCAGCCGATGTTTCTGTCACAAAGGACGTTGAGCGGATATGTACCGTTATAGATAAGGAAATGCCGCAAGTGCGGGGAGTGTTTCATGCCGCAGGTGTTTTGGATGACAGTGTGATAGTAAATCAGAATGCGGAGAGATTTAGGAAAGTTATGGAGCCAAAGGTAAGCGGCACATGGAATCTTTATAATATTATAGAAAACAGAGAAATTGATTTCTTTGTGCTATTTTCCTCAGCGGCATCTGTTTTAGGAAGCGCCGGGCAGTCTAACTACGCCGCCGCAAATACTTTCCTTAACTCAGCGGCACATTATTTCTCAGGGTGCGGCATCAGGACTATTGCCATTAATTGGGGCATTTGGGCAAGCACCGGGATGACTGCAAAGAGACCTGAAAACATAGCGGCAATTGGCTTTAACAAAATAGAAATAAAAGACGGTCTGTCAATTTTAGAAAAACTTCTTTATGATAAACACACAAACACGTGCGTCATTGACCTTAACTGGAATACTTACTTAGCACGGCTTCCTCAAGGAACAAACTCTGGGTTTTTAGAATATTTTTATGCTGAAATATCCGGCTCTGCTTCGCCGGAAACTTTAAATACAGGAGATGTGCCTGAATCGGACATCCTTAAAAATCTTAGAGCGGCATCTTCTGAAAGCAGACTTGAACTTCTTGTTTCCTATATAAAGGGCGCAGTTAACAGGATACTCGGTTCTGATAGAGACGCTAATATTTTTATTGAAGAGCCTATTATGGAGCAGGGTTTTGATTCTCTTATGAGTGTTGAGTTTCGTAATCTCATTTCAAAAGAGCTTAACATTGCGCTCCCTGTGGGGTTTCTCTTTAGCTATCCCACAATAAGAGCTATATCTGACAATTTGAGAAATGAATTTTTTGCAGATGATGAATCTGCTGAGAACCTTGATACTGCCACTTTGTCAGAGAAAGAGTCAGATAATCTGGATTACATTGATGATTTAAACGATGACGACCTTGAATCATTGATAAAAAAGGAGCTGGGGTAA